The sequence TCTTAGTGTCCGAAGGGACACTTTGTGTTTTTGTGGCCGTGAATTTATTCGCTGGGCATTTCCATTAATTATTTAAACTCGTCAGCGGCGCTGGAATCCTTCCGGCCATTTTTACGAACGAATCTGAAGTGTCATTGGGTATGCGCATAATCGGTGATCCGCCAAACAGCCCTCCGAACACGGCTCTGTCTCCTGCCTTCTTGCCGGGGACGGGTATGAGCCTGCATGAAGTGGTCTTTCTGTTGATGACGCCAATCGCCAATTCGTCCATAGTCAGAGCTGCGATAGTCTCGGCGGATGTGTCGCCCGGCAGTACGACCATATCCAACCCTACCGAGCACACACTTGTCATCGCTTCCAGTTTTTCGATAGTCAAGTGGCCGTCTTCGGCAGCTTTCGCGAGAGCTGAGTCCTCGGCGACGGGTATAAACGCGCCGGACAGACCTCCAACTGATGACGACGCAAACGCGCCGCCCTTCTTTACTGCGTCGTTAAGCATTGCTAGTGCAGCGGTCGTTCCCGGCCCGCCGACTTTAGGTATTCCCATAGCCTGGAAAATTTCGCCCACGCTGTCACCTACGTCAGGTGTCGGGGCAAGCGATAGGTCCACAATCCCAAACTCTGCGCCCACAGCCTTCGCCACCTCGCGGCCAATTAGCTCACCGCATCGAGTCACCCTGAAAGCAGTGCTCTTTATCTCTTCGGCAATGCAGCCCAGATCACAGTCCGGGTTTGACTGCCGGAGTCTTTCTATCGCTCGCTTTACCACTCCCGGTCCGCTGACGCCGATATTGATCACGGTCTCAGGCTCGCCGATCCCCTTATATGCTCCCGCCATGAACGGATTGTCCTCGGGCATGTTTGCAAAGACACTGAGCTTGCAGCATCCGAAACCATCAGCTTCGGCTGTCTTTTGGGCTATTTCTTTTATGATGTGACCCAGCAGGAGTACAGCGTTTACGTTGATTCCGGCCTTAGTCGATGCGGCATTGACCGATGCGCAGAGTCGAGTGGTCTGAGAAAGCGCATCCGGCAGGCTTTCGATCAAAGCCTTGTCGGATATGGTCATGCCTTTCTGGACCATTGCAGAGTATCCGCCAATTATATCGATTCCGGCTTCTTCAGCGGCCTTATCGAGTGTATGAGCCACCTGCAGGAGTTCATCCTTGCCGTGCCCGGCCATTACGTCTGCGATGGGGCTTATCGCGACGCGTTTGTTTACTATAGGAATACCGTAGCGAGCAGAAATCGTCCGGCATGCCGGGATCAGAGGCTTCGCATGGGTTACAATTTTTTTGCGTATAAGTTTACAGGCGGTGTCTATATTACGGTCGGCGCAATCGAAGAGGTCTATGCCCATGTTGACTGCGCGCACGTCCAGCTTCTCGCTCTGCAGCATTTCTATAATTTGAAGGGTTTC comes from Armatimonadota bacterium and encodes:
- a CDS encoding PFL family protein, translating into MIGLDETLQIIEMLQSEKLDVRAVNMGIDLFDCADRNIDTACKLIRKKIVTHAKPLIPACRTISARYGIPIVNKRVAISPIADVMAGHGKDELLQVAHTLDKAAEEAGIDIIGGYSAMVQKGMTISDKALIESLPDALSQTTRLCASVNAASTKAGINVNAVLLLGHIIKEIAQKTAEADGFGCCKLSVFANMPEDNPFMAGAYKGIGEPETVINIGVSGPGVVKRAIERLRQSNPDCDLGCIAEEIKSTAFRVTRCGELIGREVAKAVGAEFGIVDLSLAPTPDVGDSVGEIFQAMGIPKVGGPGTTAALAMLNDAVKKGGAFASSSVGGLSGAFIPVAEDSALAKAAEDGHLTIEKLEAMTSVCSVGLDMVVLPGDTSAETIAALTMDELAIGVINRKTTSCRLIPVPGKKAGDRAVFGGLFGGSPIMRIPNDTSDSFVKMAGRIPAPLTSLNN